One window from the genome of Salvia splendens isolate huo1 chromosome 9, SspV2, whole genome shotgun sequence encodes:
- the LOC121749323 gene encoding non-structural maintenance of chromosomes element 4 homolog A-like has translation MATMFNILRKNRKAKLENLMLNRKSFAKTVENLFALSFLIKDGRAEISEDETTSTPKNAPSADAIQSGESAYSHFILRYDFNDWKELMPHRAEVNEAELEFDGPQVAQPSTHIRKLCRNRGLVMREQTVVEVSPESDGNKATDRASAIRRGKRKLL, from the exons ATGGCTACTATGTTTAACATCTTGAGGAAAAATCGCAAAGCCAAGCTTGAAAATCTAATGTTAAACAGGAAGTCGTTTGCAAAAACTGTGGAAAATTTATTTGCTCTATCATTTCTTATAAAAGATGGACGTGCTGAGATTTCAGAGGATGAGACAACATCTA CCCCGAAGAATGCTCCTAGTGCTGATGCAATTCAATCTGGCGAGTCTGCTTATAGTCATTTTATACTCAGATACGACTTTAACGACTGGAAG GAACTAATGCCACATAGAGCCGAGGTGAATGAAGCAGAACTAGAGTTTGATGGACCACAAGTTGCACAGCCTTCAACTCATATAAGGAAATTGTGTAGGAACCGAGGTTTAGTTATGCGGGAGCAGACTGTCGTGGAAGTTTCACCTGAAAGTGATGGTAATAAAGCTACTGATAGGGCCTCTGCCATTCGTAGAGGGAAGCGAAAACTATTATGA